A stretch of the Syntrophorhabdus sp. genome encodes the following:
- a CDS encoding AURKAIP1/COX24 domain-containing protein, which translates to MGSVMKWRKKKIRKHKYKKLRRRTRHQRRK; encoded by the coding sequence ATGGGCAGTGTGATGAAGTGGAGGAAGAAGAAGATCAGGAAGCACAAATATAAAAAATTAAGAAGAAGAACGCGGCACCAGCGGAGGAAGTAG
- a CDS encoding deoxyribonuclease IV, which produces MYYPVPGIGAAMKIGFHVSIAKGFDDALKGAKVLGCEVAQIFVKNPRSWERREMSDADLAAFGRLSAEIPVFAHLSYLPNLAKIDGDERNLRGLLHEAALCEKLGIGSLVVHPGSRPDRLWGAKMTAEAIDRVHDRHDVTVLIENTAGQGNVIGRDIEELARIYESVSNKGKTLFCVDTAHLFESGCDVRKKGTWKGFLDEFERTLGLDRIGLFHLNDSKAGAGSHADRHWHIGQGEIGLTFFRTLVRDKRFAHLAGVMETPKMGNMDEVNMEVMRSLLPPLVPRSSS; this is translated from the coding sequence TTGTACTATCCTGTTCCCGGTATCGGGGCCGCGATGAAGATCGGTTTCCATGTTTCCATAGCGAAGGGATTCGACGACGCGCTGAAGGGGGCGAAGGTGCTCGGGTGCGAGGTGGCGCAGATCTTTGTGAAGAATCCCCGGTCCTGGGAACGAAGGGAAATGTCCGACGCCGACCTCGCGGCCTTCGGCCGCCTGTCGGCGGAGATACCCGTTTTTGCCCACCTGTCCTACCTTCCCAACCTCGCGAAGATCGACGGGGACGAGCGGAACCTTAGAGGGCTTCTCCATGAGGCCGCCCTGTGCGAGAAACTCGGGATCGGGTCTCTCGTCGTTCACCCCGGGTCCCGTCCCGACAGGCTTTGGGGCGCGAAAATGACCGCCGAGGCGATAGATCGCGTTCATGACAGACATGATGTAACGGTTCTCATCGAGAACACCGCCGGGCAGGGGAACGTTATAGGAAGGGACATCGAGGAGCTGGCTCGCATCTACGAGAGCGTTTCCAACAAGGGGAAGACCCTGTTCTGCGTCGATACGGCACACCTCTTCGAATCGGGATGCGACGTGAGGAAGAAAGGTACCTGGAAGGGGTTCCTCGATGAGTTCGAAAGGACGCTGGGACTCGACAGGATCGGTCTCTTCCACCTTAACGATTCAAAGGCGGGGGCCGGTTCCCATGCCGACCGTCACTGGCATATCGGCCAGGGTGAGATCGGCCTCACATTCTTCCGGACGCTCGTGCGGGACAAAAGATTTGCCCATCTGGCGGGCGTCATGGAGACGCCGAAGATGGGCAATATGGACGAAGTCAATATGGAGGTTATGCGCTCGCTACTTCCTCCGCTGGTGCCGCGTTCTTCTTCTTAA
- a CDS encoding 6-phosphofructokinase, whose translation MNAETIGIIVGGGPAPGINGVISAATIEAINSGKKVVGIKGGFKALFEGQKDIFMPLTIDDVSRIHASGGSILRTSRDKPENAKAKFKTLMSTLKGAGIKYLITIGGDGTLYMANWIEREARGSVSVVHTPKTIDNDIPLPGGFSTFGFQTARHVGVYIVNNIIEDARTMGRWYFITAMGRHAGHLALGMGKAAGATLSLIPEEFPEEKLSFKKVADILTGSIVKRKSMDRDYGVAILAEGISEKFDLEELSKHEEVERNEKGELKLSEIQLGRVLRDFVNKTLSEMGLEVGIVDKNIGYELRAANPIPFDVEYTRNLGYGAVRYLLKGGTGSMIVAYEGNLRPLPFVEIIDYKTGKVKIRTVDMATETYEVARKYMIRLEREDFEGSHLAHLARTANMSPEDFKARFEYVLGNYG comes from the coding sequence ATGAACGCAGAGACCATTGGAATTATTGTCGGCGGCGGGCCCGCGCCGGGCATCAACGGCGTGATCAGCGCCGCGACCATCGAGGCCATTAATTCGGGGAAGAAGGTCGTCGGTATCAAGGGCGGTTTCAAGGCCCTTTTCGAGGGACAGAAAGACATATTCATGCCCCTGACCATCGACGACGTCTCCCGGATCCACGCCTCCGGGGGGTCCATCCTCAGGACGTCCCGGGACAAACCGGAAAACGCCAAGGCGAAGTTCAAGACCCTCATGTCGACCCTGAAAGGGGCTGGCATCAAATACCTCATCACCATCGGGGGCGATGGGACCCTCTACATGGCGAACTGGATCGAGCGTGAGGCACGCGGCTCGGTAAGTGTCGTGCACACCCCGAAGACGATCGATAACGACATACCCTTGCCCGGCGGGTTCTCCACGTTCGGTTTCCAGACCGCCCGCCACGTCGGTGTCTACATCGTCAACAACATCATCGAGGATGCCCGCACCATGGGCCGTTGGTATTTCATCACGGCGATGGGAAGGCACGCGGGGCACCTGGCGCTGGGCATGGGCAAAGCAGCCGGCGCGACTCTATCCCTCATACCCGAAGAATTCCCCGAGGAAAAGCTCTCCTTCAAGAAGGTCGCCGACATTCTCACGGGTTCCATCGTGAAACGAAAGAGCATGGACAGGGATTACGGTGTCGCCATCCTTGCTGAAGGGATATCGGAAAAATTCGACCTCGAAGAACTCAGCAAACATGAGGAAGTGGAGCGTAACGAGAAAGGTGAGTTGAAGCTTTCGGAGATACAACTGGGAAGAGTCCTCAGGGATTTCGTCAACAAGACCCTCTCCGAAATGGGTCTCGAGGTCGGGATCGTGGACAAGAACATCGGCTACGAGCTCCGCGCCGCCAACCCGATACCTTTCGACGTGGAATATACACGCAATCTCGGCTATGGTGCAGTCAGGTATCTGCTGAAAGGCGGCACCGGCTCCATGATAGTCGCCTACGAAGGCAATCTGAGACCCCTTCCTTTCGTCGAGATCATCGACTACAAGACGGGGAAGGTCAAGATCAGGACGGTGGATATGGCGACGGAGACGTATGAAGTCGCCAGGAAATACATGATACGCCTTGAGAGGGAGGACTTCGAGGGCTCCCATCTGGCTCACCTCGCCCGGACCGCCAACATGTCGCCGGAAGACTTCAAGGCGCGCTTCGAGTACGTGCTCGGCAACTATGGCTAG
- a CDS encoding GAF domain-containing protein — translation MIDERKKFQEVLNVGLEVIQTRDIDILLERILTKARYLTNADAGSIYIKDGDTLLFRYTQNDTLQKQLPAGKKLIYSTFTIPVNNQSIAGYVANTGVVLNLENVYHLDGNVPFSFDPSYDKLSGYKTQSVLSFPLKTHADEVVGVLQLINATARDGQIVPFQSDDEPFVVHFANNAAIAVERATMTRDIILRMIKMAELRDPMETGAHVNRVSSYSVELYEAWAAKKGISKAEVEQNKDILKMSAMLHDVGKVAITDLILKKPARLDSYEYEVMKQHTYLGAQLFAHQRSDFDRASFLVALNHHERWDGKGYPGYIDFKTGEPLRGFEDLSGRAIGKKEEEIPLFGRIVAIADVFDALSSGRSYKEPWEEERVLETMDGERGKHFDPEMLDVFFSILDVIRNIMQRYPDNNE, via the coding sequence ATGATAGACGAGCGGAAGAAATTCCAGGAAGTCCTCAATGTCGGCCTTGAAGTGATCCAGACAAGGGATATCGATATCCTCCTGGAACGCATCCTCACGAAGGCCCGTTACCTGACGAACGCCGACGCGGGGTCCATCTACATAAAGGATGGCGATACTCTCCTCTTCCGCTACACCCAGAATGACACGCTGCAGAAACAGCTTCCCGCCGGAAAAAAGCTCATCTACTCAACCTTCACCATACCCGTCAATAACCAGTCCATAGCGGGCTACGTCGCCAACACGGGAGTGGTCTTGAACCTCGAGAACGTCTACCATCTCGACGGGAACGTACCCTTTTCATTCGACCCTTCCTACGACAAGCTCTCCGGATACAAGACGCAGTCCGTGCTTTCCTTCCCACTGAAGACGCACGCCGACGAGGTGGTCGGGGTACTCCAGCTAATAAACGCCACAGCCCGCGACGGGCAGATCGTCCCCTTTCAATCCGACGACGAGCCCTTCGTCGTCCACTTTGCCAACAATGCCGCCATCGCCGTCGAACGGGCCACGATGACACGCGACATCATCCTGCGCATGATCAAAATGGCGGAGCTCAGGGACCCCATGGAAACGGGCGCCCATGTCAACCGCGTTTCGTCCTATTCCGTCGAGCTCTACGAGGCATGGGCGGCGAAAAAAGGCATCAGCAAGGCGGAGGTGGAGCAGAACAAGGACATCCTCAAGATGTCCGCCATGCTCCACGACGTGGGCAAGGTGGCCATAACGGACCTCATCCTCAAGAAACCGGCCCGCCTCGACAGTTACGAGTACGAGGTGATGAAACAGCACACCTACCTCGGGGCACAGCTCTTCGCCCACCAGCGATCCGATTTCGACAGGGCCTCCTTCCTTGTCGCCCTCAACCACCACGAACGGTGGGACGGCAAGGGCTACCCCGGTTACATCGACTTCAAGACGGGCGAGCCGCTGCGGGGTTTCGAGGACTTGAGCGGCCGGGCGATCGGCAAGAAAGAGGAGGAGATCCCCCTCTTCGGCCGCATCGTCGCCATCGCTGACGTCTTCGACGCCTTGAGTTCGGGAAGGTCCTACAAGGAACCCTGGGAGGAAGAGCGCGTCCTCGAAACGATGGACGGCGAGCGGGGCAAGCACTTCGACCCCGAGATGCTCGACGTCTTCTTCTCCATCCTCGACGTCATCCGCAACATCATGCAGAGATACCCGGATAACAACGAATAA